In Gemmata obscuriglobus, a single genomic region encodes these proteins:
- a CDS encoding superoxide dismutase encodes MAHTLPALPYAFDALEPHIDAKTMEIHSQKHHKAYVDNLNKALESAPELANKDITTLLREIASVPASIKQAVINNGGGHHNHALFWDVMGPNAGGEPTGAIADAIKDAFGDFAKLKETVKANGTGQFGSGWSWVVYNPTSGKLEAIKKPNQDSPLMDGLVPVLGVDVWEHAYYLKYQNLRPAYIDAWWNVVNWKAVEAKYAAAKAGK; translated from the coding sequence ATGGCGCACACTCTGCCCGCGCTGCCTTACGCGTTCGACGCGCTCGAGCCGCACATCGACGCCAAGACGATGGAGATCCACAGCCAGAAGCACCATAAGGCGTACGTGGACAACCTGAATAAGGCGCTCGAGTCGGCCCCGGAACTGGCGAACAAGGACATCACCACGCTGCTCCGCGAGATCGCCAGCGTTCCCGCGTCGATCAAGCAGGCGGTCATCAACAACGGCGGCGGGCACCACAACCACGCGCTGTTCTGGGATGTCATGGGGCCGAACGCCGGCGGCGAGCCCACCGGGGCGATCGCGGACGCCATCAAGGACGCGTTCGGGGACTTCGCCAAGCTGAAGGAAACGGTGAAGGCGAACGGCACCGGCCAGTTCGGCAGCGGGTGGAGCTGGGTCGTGTACAACCCGACCAGCGGCAAGCTCGAAGCGATCAAGAAGCCCAACCAGGACAGCCCGCTGATGGACGGCCTCGTGCCGGTGCTGGGCGTGGACGTGTGGGAGCACGCGTACTACCTGAAGTACCAGAACCTGCGCCCCGCCTACATCGACGCGTGGTGGAACGTGGTCAACTGGAAGGCGGTCGAGGCCAAGTACGCCGCCGCCAAGGCCGGGAAGTAA